One window of the Methylocystis parvus OBBP genome contains the following:
- a CDS encoding MMPL family transporter: protein MLEKLVAFCLRWPWTVVLLTLALTGGGVYLTVERFQIDTDTTNLFSPDMAWRKNQMALYRAFPQLENTIVVVIDAGTGEAADDAAARLDAELRGKPLMQRVWRPDDPAFFVKNGLLYLDLNDLRRTVGMLLGQRDILTPLAEDPSLRGLANVLVANQKRAAGSERTTALYLAGLDEFSQTFEATLAGRSAELDWEKLLSGGKGDAAPTGPPLDKRRIVMVTPVIDFSELQPGADAMAFIRKTAAELGITKDKGFTLRLTGEVPLAAEEFATLSENMALNTVGTLVIVSLILFVALRSPKLILAVLATLLAGLAITSGMGVLLIGRFNLISVAFAALFIGLGVDFGIQFATRYREERHGHGDLERSLTKATHEIGGSLTLAAVSLLAGFFCFLPTSFLGVAELGLIAGVGMIIAYIATLTFLPAAIKLLHPPAEHVPIATHSLAAVDHWIAHHRLIVLLATAAVVLAGMPALLRTHFDSNPMNLRDQKVESVATFLDLTKDPKTAPNKIETLAPSLAAARDLKQKIEALPEVDHVDSIDSLIPTDQDDKLALIERASNDLREALYPRTRPTPTDAETVKALNAAVKALRAATARKPTPQIARFAAALDGLAKASPETRAKARAAAFTGFEKMMDQLREALKARRVTPDSMPEELRSDWISAKGLVRLETTPKGDSNNLDVMTRFADAMLTVAPESSGAPVIISEAGKTVTRAFLEAGLYAFAAVFLILAVALRNPIDVALTLGPLVLAGIMSLQAAELLGVSLNFANIIALPLMFGVGVAFHIYYVIAWRKGVVDMLASSLTRAIFFSSLTTGTAFGSLFLSSHPGTASMGEFLTISLFFTLLAAFIIVPAFLGPPRHAADGGADAT, encoded by the coding sequence ATGTTGGAAAAGCTTGTGGCCTTCTGTCTTCGTTGGCCCTGGACGGTGGTTCTTCTCACTCTGGCGTTGACTGGCGGCGGCGTTTACCTGACCGTCGAGCGTTTCCAGATCGACACTGACACGACAAATCTTTTCTCGCCGGACATGGCCTGGCGGAAAAACCAGATGGCGCTCTATCGCGCCTTTCCGCAGCTCGAAAATACGATCGTCGTGGTCATCGACGCGGGGACCGGCGAAGCGGCGGACGACGCGGCGGCGCGGCTCGACGCCGAACTGCGGGGCAAGCCGCTGATGCAGCGGGTCTGGCGCCCGGACGATCCCGCCTTCTTCGTCAAGAACGGCCTGCTCTATCTCGATCTCAACGACCTTCGGCGCACGGTCGGCATGTTGCTCGGCCAGCGGGACATTCTCACCCCGCTCGCCGAGGACCCCTCATTGCGCGGGCTCGCAAACGTCCTCGTCGCCAATCAGAAGCGCGCCGCCGGCAGCGAGCGGACGACGGCGCTGTATCTCGCCGGACTCGACGAATTCTCCCAGACCTTCGAAGCGACGCTCGCCGGCCGCAGCGCCGAACTCGATTGGGAAAAGCTTCTCTCCGGCGGCAAGGGCGACGCCGCTCCCACCGGTCCGCCGCTCGACAAGCGGCGCATCGTCATGGTCACTCCGGTGATCGACTTCTCGGAGCTGCAGCCCGGCGCCGACGCCATGGCGTTCATCCGCAAGACCGCCGCGGAGCTCGGAATCACGAAGGACAAGGGCTTCACGCTGCGCCTCACGGGCGAAGTGCCGCTCGCGGCTGAGGAATTCGCCACGCTTTCCGAAAATATGGCCCTGAACACGGTCGGCACGCTGGTCATCGTCTCGCTGATTCTGTTCGTGGCGCTGCGCTCGCCCAAGCTGATCCTGGCCGTGCTCGCCACCCTGCTGGCCGGCCTCGCCATCACCTCGGGCATGGGCGTCCTGCTCATCGGCCGCTTCAACCTGATCTCCGTGGCGTTCGCCGCCCTCTTTATCGGCCTCGGCGTCGATTTCGGCATCCAGTTCGCGACGCGGTATCGCGAGGAGCGCCACGGCCATGGCGATCTGGAGCGCTCGCTGACCAAAGCGACCCATGAGATCGGCGGCTCGCTCACGCTCGCGGCGGTCTCCCTCCTCGCGGGCTTCTTCTGCTTCCTGCCGACCAGCTTTCTCGGAGTCGCGGAACTGGGCCTGATCGCGGGCGTCGGCATGATCATCGCCTATATAGCGACGCTCACCTTCCTGCCCGCCGCAATCAAGCTCCTGCATCCGCCGGCGGAGCATGTGCCGATCGCCACCCATTCGCTGGCCGCGGTCGACCATTGGATTGCGCATCACCGCCTCATCGTCCTTCTGGCCACGGCCGCCGTCGTGCTCGCCGGCATGCCCGCCCTGCTGCGCACCCATTTCGACTCGAATCCGATGAATCTTCGGGACCAGAAGGTGGAGTCGGTCGCGACTTTCCTCGATCTGACCAAGGACCCCAAGACCGCGCCCAACAAGATCGAAACGCTGGCGCCGTCGCTCGCCGCCGCCCGCGACCTCAAGCAGAAAATCGAGGCGCTGCCCGAGGTGGATCACGTCGATTCGATCGACTCGCTCATTCCCACGGACCAGGACGATAAACTTGCGCTGATCGAACGCGCCTCGAACGATCTGCGCGAGGCCCTCTATCCAAGGACCAGGCCCACGCCGACGGACGCCGAAACGGTCAAGGCGCTCAACGCCGCCGTCAAAGCGTTGCGCGCGGCGACCGCCAGAAAGCCGACGCCGCAAATCGCCCGTTTCGCCGCCGCGCTCGATGGCCTCGCCAAAGCGAGCCCGGAAACGCGGGCAAAAGCGCGCGCCGCGGCGTTTACCGGATTCGAGAAGATGATGGACCAGTTGCGCGAGGCGTTGAAAGCGCGGCGCGTGACGCCCGACTCCATGCCGGAAGAGCTGCGTTCCGACTGGATTTCCGCCAAAGGGCTTGTGCGGCTCGAAACGACGCCCAAGGGCGACAGCAACAATCTCGACGTCATGACGCGCTTCGCCGACGCGATGCTGACGGTCGCGCCGGAGTCGAGCGGCGCGCCAGTCATCATCTCCGAGGCCGGCAAAACGGTGACGCGCGCTTTTCTCGAGGCCGGTCTCTACGCTTTCGCGGCGGTTTTCCTCATTCTCGCCGTCGCTCTGCGCAATCCGATCGACGTCGCGCTCACCCTCGGCCCGCTCGTCCTTGCGGGGATCATGAGCCTTCAGGCCGCGGAACTGCTCGGCGTGTCGTTGAATTTCGCGAACATTATCGCGCTTCCGCTCATGTTCGGCGTAGGCGTCGCCTTCCACATCTATTACGTGATCGCCTGGCGGAAGGGCGTCGTCGACATGCTGGCCTCAAGCCTTACGCGCGCCATCTTCTTCAGTTCGCTAACGACTGGAACGGCCTTCGGAAGCCTGTTTCTTTCAAGTCATCCCGGCACGGCGAGCATGGGCGAATTTCTCACAATTTCCTTGTTTTTCACGCTTCTCGCGGCCTTCATCATCGTTCCCGCCTTTCTGGGTCCGCCCAGACATGCGGCCGACGGCGGCGCGGATGCGACTTGA
- a CDS encoding DUF1624 domain-containing protein yields MTAPLGVEIANDPRLPEIDRLRGLVMVIMALDHMRDFFDADSMRFSPTDLDHTYPFLFFTRFITHFCAPTFALLAGVGAYLYGARRQDPKALSVFLASRGLWLILLDIVVISPIWVGPGRFSLETLWAIGSGLLCLSVLSLLPARAALVVGAAIIIGHNLLDGVHPADLGAFGPFWPMIHERGPLPFGAPGAVHYPALPWIGVVTLGYGIGPLFQKAPAERDRILRLGGLGALTVFVLLRAGNVYGDPHPWATQRDPILSLLSFLNVSKYPPSLLYLLVTLGGAALALPLLAKVGGRVGSWLAIFGRTPLFFYVLHLYVGVAGAIALAYAKGYRIEDVANFMTSGAPPADFGAGLAGAYAAWLTILILLYPLCRWFADVKRRRVDLWWLSYL; encoded by the coding sequence ATGACGGCGCCGCTCGGCGTGGAGATCGCAAACGATCCGCGCCTGCCGGAGATCGACCGGCTGCGCGGGCTCGTCATGGTCATCATGGCGCTGGACCATATGCGGGATTTCTTCGACGCCGACTCGATGCGCTTCAGCCCGACCGACCTCGACCATACTTATCCCTTCCTTTTCTTTACGCGCTTCATCACTCATTTCTGCGCCCCGACCTTCGCTCTCCTGGCCGGCGTCGGCGCCTATCTCTATGGCGCGCGCCGACAGGACCCGAAGGCCCTGAGCGTCTTTCTCGCGAGCCGCGGCCTCTGGCTCATCCTGCTCGACATCGTCGTCATCAGCCCGATTTGGGTCGGACCCGGACGCTTTTCGCTGGAAACCTTATGGGCGATCGGCAGCGGCCTGCTCTGCCTGTCGGTCCTGTCTCTCCTTCCGGCGCGCGCGGCGCTCGTCGTCGGCGCCGCCATCATCATCGGCCACAATCTTCTCGATGGCGTGCATCCCGCTGATTTGGGGGCCTTTGGACCATTCTGGCCGATGATCCATGAGCGCGGCCCGCTGCCTTTCGGCGCGCCCGGCGCCGTCCATTACCCGGCGCTGCCCTGGATCGGGGTGGTGACGCTGGGCTACGGAATCGGACCGCTCTTTCAAAAGGCGCCGGCCGAGCGGGACCGAATTCTGCGCCTTGGCGGCCTGGGTGCCTTGACGGTCTTCGTCTTGCTGCGCGCCGGGAACGTCTATGGCGATCCGCATCCCTGGGCGACGCAGCGGGACCCGATCCTCAGCCTGCTTTCCTTCCTCAACGTCTCGAAATACCCGCCCTCCCTCCTTTACCTGCTCGTCACGCTGGGCGGGGCGGCCCTGGCTCTGCCGCTGCTGGCGAAGGTTGGCGGCCGCGTCGGGAGCTGGCTCGCGATTTTCGGACGCACGCCCCTGTTCTTCTATGTCCTGCACCTTTACGTCGGCGTCGCGGGCGCGATCGCCCTCGCTTACGCCAAGGGCTACAGGATCGAGGACGTCGCCAATTTCATGACCTCCGGCGCGCCGCCCGCCGACTTCGGCGCCGGACTTGCGGGAGCCTACGCCGCCTGGCTGACTATTCTCATCCTGCTTTACCCGCTATGCCGCTGGTTTGCGGATGTGAAGCGGCGCCGCGTCGACCTCTGGTGGCTTAGTTATCTTTGA
- a CDS encoding cytochrome c biogenesis CcdA family protein — MAADVTFPAAAAAGLLSFLSPCVLPLVPPYLTYLAGVSMEDLEIETRSRARRDVLFSAVLFVLGFTTVFVALGATASAFGAVIRANLQILSWIAGGVIILMGLHFIGVLKVELLYREKRAEISKPMGLFGSYVMGLAFAFGWTPCIGPILAAILAVAGTQDTVARGAALLATYSLGLGLPFIGAGFALGRFLAFVARFRKHFGKVEKIVGVLLIVTGVAFLTGGVQEMSFWLLEMFPGLATLG; from the coding sequence ATGGCGGCGGACGTCACATTTCCCGCAGCGGCGGCGGCGGGCCTGCTCTCTTTCCTCTCGCCCTGCGTCCTACCGCTGGTGCCCCCTTATCTGACCTATCTCGCCGGCGTCAGCATGGAGGACCTGGAGATCGAGACCCGTTCGCGGGCCCGGCGCGACGTCCTCTTCTCGGCCGTTCTCTTCGTCCTCGGCTTTACGACGGTCTTCGTGGCGCTCGGCGCGACCGCCAGCGCGTTCGGCGCGGTCATTCGCGCCAATCTGCAAATTCTCTCCTGGATCGCCGGGGGCGTCATCATTCTGATGGGGCTGCACTTCATCGGCGTTTTGAAGGTCGAGCTGCTCTATCGCGAGAAGCGGGCCGAAATCTCGAAGCCCATGGGGCTCTTCGGGTCCTATGTGATGGGGCTCGCCTTCGCCTTCGGATGGACGCCCTGCATCGGGCCGATCCTCGCGGCGATCCTCGCCGTGGCGGGAACGCAGGACACGGTGGCTCGCGGCGCCGCGCTGCTCGCGACCTATTCCCTCGGCCTCGGCCTGCCCTTTATCGGCGCCGGCTTCGCGCTCGGGCGGTTTCTGGCCTTCGTCGCCCGTTTCCGCAAACATTTCGGCAAGGTGGAGAAAATCGTCGGCGTCCTGCTGATCGTGACAGGCGTCGCCTTTCTCACGGGCGGCGTGCAGGAAATGTCGTTCTGGCTCCTTGAAATGTTCCCCGGCCTGGCGACGCTCGGATGA
- a CDS encoding PilZ domain-containing protein, protein MSPQTVYFANPPLGRILGPAVGVDIAAAISLPDGSEHAVRIVEASADELALAAPLEPLYGDHVVVYASELGRLDGDVDRLTKNGFVMTLELGEARRRRLAAQLIWFANRDRCGLVEARRHRRFVPRTPWTRVRLPGGAEQFAQIADVSIAGVRVEAAAEVSIGDRVAFGVKTAVVGRVFNGGFVAEFEEPFAEGELSEMTLL, encoded by the coding sequence ATGTCTCCGCAGACGGTTTATTTCGCAAATCCCCCTTTAGGGCGCATTCTCGGACCTGCGGTCGGCGTCGACATTGCGGCCGCCATCAGTCTGCCGGACGGATCTGAACATGCGGTGCGCATCGTCGAGGCGTCCGCCGATGAATTGGCCCTCGCCGCGCCGCTCGAGCCTCTTTATGGGGACCATGTCGTCGTCTACGCCAGCGAACTCGGCCGTCTCGACGGCGACGTCGATCGGCTGACGAAGAACGGTTTCGTCATGACGCTCGAACTTGGCGAAGCGCGCCGGCGCCGGCTCGCCGCCCAGCTCATCTGGTTCGCCAACCGTGACCGTTGCGGCCTCGTGGAGGCGCGCCGTCATCGCCGCTTCGTCCCCCGGACCCCGTGGACGCGGGTGCGTCTGCCCGGCGGAGCCGAGCAATTCGCGCAGATCGCCGACGTCTCCATCGCCGGCGTGCGCGTCGAGGCGGCGGCGGAGGTCTCTATCGGCGACCGCGTCGCTTTCGGGGTCAAGACGGCGGTGGTGGGCCGGGTTTTCAACGGCGGCTTCGTCGCTGAATTCGAGGAGCCCTTCGCGGAGGGCGAACTCTCGGAAATGACGCTTCTTTGA
- a CDS encoding FecR domain-containing protein, protein MHRRFLSSVILLALSLPASAEQSIGNAASVEKDVQGTTGGHSARLSAGDGVYFDEVLTTGADSRAKLAFADRTTMQMGPSSRVKLDSFVYSGGSGVGFNAAKGAFRFVSSSGEHKPYEVKTPTATIGVRGTIFAARVLSGGRTDAVIYSGAIEVCDTAGVCRTLDRPCTFVTVTSAGISEAKTVGKNDWSFDKACKGAPPPSDQGALPPPGGPVPPLPGGSEAPFNWGGPTIGITFGPTIGDGSFADPVPMNGAAFAGGLKLGYMLPIWANIVGGFETDFQYRSEIGGSTNSHGTTSGSRPGYIGTARVKLGYAFDRFLVYGTGGFAYGHIVAPTSFSGPNVIGPAYSVGTSVNNPFLPGWTVGAGVSYALTRNISVNAEYLYIKLAHDYPLYNTSAALYSVPVCNISGMHSIRFGVNLSFSPSDILPANGGR, encoded by the coding sequence ATGCATCGTCGCTTTCTTTCTTCCGTCATTCTTTTGGCTCTGTCGCTGCCCGCTTCAGCCGAGCAGTCGATCGGCAATGCGGCTTCCGTCGAAAAAGACGTTCAGGGAACGACCGGCGGCCACAGCGCGCGTCTTTCCGCAGGCGACGGGGTTTACTTTGACGAAGTGCTGACGACCGGCGCGGACAGCCGCGCCAAGCTCGCTTTCGCCGATCGCACCACGATGCAGATGGGCCCCTCCTCGCGGGTCAAGCTCGACAGTTTCGTCTATTCCGGGGGCTCGGGCGTCGGCTTCAACGCGGCCAAGGGCGCTTTCCGCTTCGTATCGTCCTCGGGTGAGCACAAGCCCTATGAGGTCAAGACGCCGACCGCGACCATCGGTGTGCGCGGCACAATCTTCGCGGCCCGCGTCCTTTCCGGCGGCCGCACCGACGCCGTCATCTATTCGGGCGCGATAGAGGTCTGCGACACGGCGGGCGTCTGCCGCACGCTCGACAGGCCCTGCACCTTCGTCACCGTCACGAGCGCCGGCATTTCGGAAGCGAAGACGGTCGGCAAGAACGATTGGAGCTTCGACAAGGCCTGCAAGGGCGCGCCGCCGCCTTCCGATCAGGGCGCGCTGCCGCCCCCCGGCGGCCCGGTCCCGCCTCTCCCCGGCGGGAGCGAGGCCCCCTTCAACTGGGGCGGCCCGACGATCGGCATTACGTTTGGACCGACGATTGGCGACGGCAGCTTCGCCGATCCGGTGCCGATGAATGGCGCAGCCTTCGCGGGCGGACTCAAGCTCGGCTACATGCTGCCGATCTGGGCCAATATTGTCGGCGGCTTCGAGACCGATTTCCAATATCGCAGCGAGATCGGCGGCTCGACCAACAGCCACGGGACGACCTCCGGCTCGCGCCCGGGCTATATCGGCACCGCGCGCGTGAAGCTCGGCTACGCCTTTGACCGTTTCCTCGTCTACGGCACGGGCGGTTTCGCCTATGGCCACATCGTCGCGCCGACAAGCTTCTCGGGTCCGAATGTGATCGGCCCGGCCTATTCCGTGGGGACGAGCGTCAACAACCCGTTCCTGCCGGGCTGGACCGTGGGCGCGGGCGTCAGCTATGCGCTGACCCGCAACATCTCGGTCAACGCCGAATATCTCTACATCAAGCTTGCGCACGACTATCCGCTCTACAATACGAGCGCGGCGCTCTATTCGGTGCCGGTCTGCAATATCAGCGGGATGCACAGCATCCGCTTCGGCGTGAATCTGAGCTTCTCGCCGAGCGACATCCTGCCGGCCAATGGTGGGCGGTGA
- a CDS encoding acyltransferase family protein, with translation MRPLERLAYIDGWRVVAIALVFLDHLGMNRTIGAFYEASPFGVLSQYGETGVFIFFFISGYVVSLACLAEVATSGTFSAPAFYARRFFRIAPPLMLYLASCLALGAGGFIDVSLDNFLSASLYLCNSTAPLVSCNWYVGHTWSLAFEEQFYWLFPVVFVFLELGGRPRLAVAAAVLIFAAIPLVFTIWWIGKTGFFIAYALFFAGYAAARHGARLMEASRRYRFRALIVAAAVVFMPRSVVASFGADEAAKAELIAYYRLLYVAAIPAMVLLSGAAGSSLRAALSIRPVAYLGRASYSIYLWQQLINGPVFNGAGVFEQAALTVGLLLFCLLLFQLELKIVAFGNQWSKALRAGAPLFSVATLRASLSARERAHVRARAPAALRPGIFLKSPRRVRRNRV, from the coding sequence ATGCGCCCCCTTGAAAGGCTCGCTTATATAGACGGTTGGCGCGTGGTCGCCATCGCGCTCGTGTTTCTCGATCATCTCGGCATGAACCGGACAATCGGCGCGTTCTACGAGGCGAGCCCGTTCGGCGTCCTGTCCCAATATGGCGAGACCGGCGTCTTCATCTTCTTTTTCATCAGCGGCTATGTGGTGAGCCTCGCCTGCCTCGCCGAGGTCGCGACGTCGGGGACGTTTTCGGCGCCGGCCTTCTATGCGAGGCGGTTCTTCCGCATCGCGCCGCCGCTCATGCTCTACCTCGCCTCGTGCCTCGCTCTGGGGGCGGGCGGCTTCATCGACGTGTCGCTCGACAATTTCCTCAGCGCTTCTCTTTATCTCTGCAATTCCACCGCCCCCCTCGTCTCCTGCAACTGGTATGTCGGCCACACATGGAGCCTCGCCTTCGAGGAGCAATTCTACTGGCTCTTTCCGGTCGTCTTCGTTTTTCTCGAACTCGGCGGGCGACCGCGCTTGGCCGTGGCGGCGGCGGTTCTCATCTTCGCCGCCATTCCATTGGTCTTCACGATCTGGTGGATCGGCAAGACCGGTTTTTTCATCGCTTACGCCTTGTTTTTCGCTGGCTATGCCGCGGCGAGACATGGCGCGCGCCTCATGGAGGCGTCGCGGCGCTACCGCTTTCGGGCGCTGATCGTCGCGGCGGCGGTCGTCTTCATGCCGCGCAGCGTCGTCGCGTCTTTCGGCGCGGACGAGGCGGCGAAAGCGGAGCTCATCGCCTATTACCGACTGCTCTATGTCGCCGCGATCCCGGCGATGGTTTTGCTCTCGGGCGCGGCGGGGTCGTCCCTTCGCGCCGCCTTGTCGATCAGGCCGGTCGCCTATCTCGGCCGGGCGAGCTATTCGATCTATCTCTGGCAGCAATTGATCAACGGCCCGGTCTTCAACGGCGCCGGCGTCTTCGAACAGGCGGCGCTGACGGTCGGCCTGCTTCTCTTCTGCCTGTTGCTTTTCCAGCTCGAATTGAAGATCGTCGCCTTCGGCAATCAGTGGTCCAAAGCCCTGCGCGCCGGCGCGCCGCTTTTTTCAGTCGCGACGCTCCGCGCCTCGCTTTCCGCGCGGGAGAGAGCGCATGTCAGAGCCCGCGCCCCCGCAGCGCTACGCCCGGGGATTTTTCTGAAAAGCCCGCGGCGAGTGAGAAGAAACCGCGTCTAG
- a CDS encoding NAD(P)/FAD-dependent oxidoreductase, which yields MADVIILGAGMVGVSAALHLQARGRDVVMMDRRGAGLETSFGNAGLIERSSIFPYLFPRDPARLVKYALNLLPEAHYHLAALPSVGPWLMRYWRESAPERVAKSVAARRPLIEHSLVEHEALIQQAGAGALIRRTGWIKLFRTQETLAHGVADAEKLRAFDLHIDILDAAGVAAREPFLAPVAGAAHYLDTASVSDPGGLAKAYADLFLSRGGRFVRGDALSLEQEPDGRWSVAGPDGARIAARDAVVALGPWSDQIFRRYGYEMPFGFKRGYHMHYAPGPGATLNHPILDADNGYLLAPMARGVRLTSGAEFATRDAPPTPVQIELCEPIARDLFPLGAALDPAPWKGARPCLPDMLPVLGPAPRHKGLWFDFGHAHHGLTLGPVSGRLLAELMTAETPFTDPAPYRADRF from the coding sequence ATGGCGGATGTGATCATTCTCGGCGCGGGCATGGTCGGCGTCTCGGCGGCCCTGCATCTTCAGGCGCGCGGACGCGACGTCGTCATGATGGACCGCCGCGGCGCCGGGCTCGAGACGAGCTTCGGCAATGCCGGGCTCATCGAGCGCTCCTCGATTTTCCCCTATCTCTTCCCGCGCGACCCGGCCCGGCTCGTCAAATATGCGCTGAACCTGCTGCCCGAGGCGCATTACCACCTCGCCGCCCTGCCCTCGGTCGGGCCATGGCTCATGCGCTACTGGCGGGAAAGCGCGCCGGAGCGGGTGGCGAAGAGCGTCGCCGCGCGCCGGCCGCTGATCGAGCACAGCCTCGTCGAGCACGAAGCCTTGATCCAGCAGGCGGGGGCCGGGGCGCTCATCCGCCGCACGGGCTGGATCAAGCTCTTTCGCACGCAGGAGACGCTCGCTCATGGCGTCGCCGACGCCGAAAAGCTGCGCGCCTTTGACCTTCATATCGACATTCTCGACGCGGCGGGCGTCGCCGCGCGAGAGCCCTTTCTCGCCCCTGTCGCGGGCGCCGCGCATTATCTCGACACCGCCTCGGTCAGCGATCCGGGCGGGCTCGCCAAGGCCTATGCCGATCTCTTTCTCTCTCGCGGCGGGCGCTTCGTTCGCGGCGACGCGCTGAGCCTCGAACAGGAGCCGGACGGGCGCTGGAGCGTCGCGGGGCCCGATGGGGCGCGCATCGCCGCGCGCGACGCCGTCGTCGCGCTCGGCCCCTGGTCGGACCAGATTTTCCGCCGCTACGGCTACGAGATGCCTTTCGGCTTCAAGCGCGGCTATCACATGCATTACGCGCCGGGGCCGGGCGCGACGCTCAACCATCCGATCCTCGACGCGGATAATGGCTACCTCCTTGCGCCGATGGCGAGAGGCGTCCGCCTGACCAGCGGCGCGGAATTCGCCACGCGCGATGCGCCGCCGACGCCCGTGCAGATCGAGCTTTGCGAGCCGATCGCCCGGGACCTTTTTCCTCTCGGCGCGGCGCTCGACCCGGCGCCCTGGAAGGGCGCCCGGCCCTGCCTGCCCGATATGCTGCCCGTGCTCGGCCCCGCCCCGCGCCACAAGGGCCTGTGGTTCGATTTCGGCCACGCCCATCACGGCCTGACGCTCGGACCCGTCTCGGGGCGGCTTCTCGCCGAGCTGATGACCGCCGAAACGCCTTTCACCGACCCGGCGCCCTATCGGGCCGACCGCTTTTGA
- a CDS encoding VIT1/CCC1 transporter family protein, which yields MGGERAVRAKSGTGEHVERHFLNSQTVRDVVIGMADGLTVPFALAAGVTAAVASTRLVVTAGLAEIVAGSIAMGLGGYLAAKSDHEHFQSEERREYAEVEKLPEQERRELREILADYGLRGREADSVVAAISADKKRWVDFMMRFELGLEKPDPKRAPVSAATIAAAYFVGGLIPLAPYMLGGDVRDALVHSTIVTGVALLSFGAVKGKLTGADPLKSGAQTFLVGGLAAGAAYWLASFFG from the coding sequence ATGGGCGGTGAGCGGGCGGTCCGCGCCAAATCAGGAACCGGCGAACATGTCGAGCGGCATTTCCTGAATTCCCAGACCGTCCGCGACGTCGTCATCGGCATGGCGGACGGGCTGACCGTTCCCTTCGCGCTCGCCGCCGGCGTCACGGCCGCCGTCGCTTCGACGCGCCTCGTCGTGACGGCCGGGCTCGCCGAGATCGTGGCGGGGTCCATCGCCATGGGGCTTGGCGGCTATCTCGCGGCGAAAAGCGATCATGAGCATTTCCAGTCCGAAGAGCGGCGCGAATATGCCGAGGTCGAGAAGCTTCCCGAACAAGAGCGGCGCGAACTCCGGGAAATTCTCGCCGATTATGGGCTGCGCGGCCGGGAAGCCGATTCGGTCGTCGCCGCGATCTCGGCGGACAAAAAGCGCTGGGTCGACTTCATGATGCGCTTCGAGCTCGGGCTCGAAAAGCCCGATCCGAAACGCGCGCCGGTGAGCGCCGCCACCATCGCCGCCGCCTATTTCGTCGGCGGGCTGATTCCGCTCGCGCCCTACATGCTCGGCGGCGACGTGAGAGACGCGCTCGTCCATTCGACGATCGTCACCGGCGTTGCGCTGCTGTCCTTCGGCGCGGTGAAGGGAAAGCTCACGGGCGCCGATCCGTTGAAATCCGGCGCGCAGACCTTCCTGGTCGGCGGACTCGCCGCCGGCGCCGCCTATTGGCTCGCCTCCTTCTTCGGCTGA